One Sporomusaceae bacterium FL31 DNA window includes the following coding sequences:
- a CDS encoding cobalt ABC transporter permease — protein MYNKNVWEAVPGNTWVHKLDVRTKLVVLLCCAVLVVLLDSPRTLYLLFCTTLVLHGMSGASLARWRVLLMFVMLGIWGSMVSQALFYSQEPRTIVACLLLPSAPLIGTLTGGVYIYREGLEYGAIQALRSASMLSMGLLISWTSDPRQLLRSFLSWKMPYELAFMLITSLRFLPVIFQETAVVLTAQRLRGFEPLRSLVPRRLIQAAFQTLFPILARTLRRAVTLAFSVESRGFGRKVNRLGVGNWPWGQWLGCALLLASLLGLLLLKVMDVLQFNGIRYFPEFRQFYDLMKVWM, from the coding sequence ATGTACAACAAAAATGTCTGGGAAGCAGTGCCGGGTAATACTTGGGTTCACAAACTAGATGTGCGGACTAAATTAGTGGTACTGCTATGCTGTGCAGTACTGGTTGTTCTGCTGGATAGTCCCCGCACCTTATATCTGTTGTTTTGCACCACGCTGGTTCTGCACGGGATGTCCGGAGCCTCACTGGCCCGGTGGCGGGTACTGCTGATGTTCGTGATGCTGGGGATCTGGGGCTCCATGGTCAGTCAGGCACTGTTTTACAGTCAGGAACCCCGGACTATTGTGGCTTGCCTGCTGCTGCCTTCTGCACCTCTGATCGGCACATTGACAGGCGGTGTTTACATTTACCGGGAGGGGCTGGAGTACGGAGCTATCCAGGCGTTGCGCTCTGCGAGCATGCTTTCCATGGGATTGCTGATCAGCTGGACTTCCGACCCCAGACAGCTGCTGCGCAGCTTTTTGTCCTGGAAGATGCCCTATGAGCTGGCGTTTATGCTCATTACCAGTCTGCGTTTTTTACCCGTAATTTTTCAGGAAACGGCCGTTGTTCTGACCGCACAGCGGCTGCGAGGCTTTGAGCCGTTACGCAGTCTGGTGCCGCGCCGCCTGATTCAAGCAGCCTTTCAGACACTCTTTCCTATTTTGGCACGCACGCTGCGCCGGGCAGTCACGCTGGCATTTTCCGTAGAGAGCCGAGGCTTTGGCCGCAAGGTTAATCGCCTGGGGGTGGGAAACTGGCCATGGGGACAGTGGCTTGGCTGTGCGCTGCTGTTGGCTTCTTTGCTGGGATTGCTTCTATTGAAAGTGATGGATGTTCTGCAATTTAACGGGATTCGTTATTTTCCGGAGTTTCGCCAGTTCTACGACTTAATGAAAGTATGGATGTGA